Sequence from the Rhizobium sp. TH2 genome:
CAATATCATCATCATGCGTGACTCCCATCGCGCATTGTTTTTCTCTGGCATCAAGTCGATCGGCAATTTCGATGAGACACTTGAACACCTGAGGCGGGACGTTGAGCGTCTTGGCGGCACCCGTCTGGTGTGCATGGGAAGCTCCGGCGGCGGGTATAACGCGCTCCAGTTCGGCCACCTGTTGGAAGCAGACCAGGTGATGAGCTTTGCCGGGCCGACGTCGTTTGAATACGGAATAGATAACGCCGACGATCGGCCGTTGTATGCGATGCTTATGCAGCGGATCGAACGCGGCGAACTGGTCGAACCGAACCTGCTCGAAGACTATCGCAACAATGGCATCTCGGTCCACCTGTACCACGGCGCCGACATGCCACGCGACGCGATGGAGGCGTCTCGCTTCAAGGACATTCCGACCGCCCGGGTTCATCCGATCCCCGGCTGGGACAAGCATCACGTCTATGGCGAATTGGCCCGCCGCGGCGAGTTGGCCGATGTCCTTGGTTCCATCGTCGCTGGTTGAAAAGGCTGGGTGAAGACAATCTGCCGATTGGGTAGCTTGTCGCGAATACGGTCTCCCTGGGCGTGACGTTCGGGCGTCATCGCCTCGCCGAAATCCTCGGCGTGGAAATTAACCCTTTGTTAGCCATCGCATGAGTATGTTTTGACGGTGGCAGGGTTCGTCCTTGCGCTTCATTCATGTGTATGGGCTGCGTATCCGGCCAAGGTTTCAGCAACCAGCCGGTCATTGCCATGAACAGCCGTCCGCTCCTCGACTACCTGTTAGATGCTGTCCAGGCGGAGCCCGACAGCGCGATTCCCGACGATCGGCTCGTCGACACCATGGAGGCACGTCTGAGGGAAATGGCAGCAAAGCTTCGCGAGCAGCGGCCCGCAATGCGGGAACAGCAGCCGGCAATGCCGGAACAGCCCGACCTCACCCTGTCGGCGCAGATCGAAGCGATCCTGAAGCGCAAGGGGCAGATGGAGCGCGCGCAACAATTCGCCGCGATCGACCGCCCGTCCGAAGAGCCCGCCCGCGCCTCGCGTGCCGTCATCGACCCGCCGCCGATGCAGGCCGCGACAGCCGATGATGCGCGCGCACGCGAAGCTGACTTCCTCAAGTTCAGCGAGGCGGTCTACCTGATCGGCCAGGCCGCCAAGCGCTTCATCGACCATCCGCAGTCAGCCCCAGTCGCACAACATCGCGAACCGGCGCCGGCCGTGCCGTCCGTGGGCGAGATCGACGCGCTCTCCGCGGTGCTACGCGAAACCGTCTCGGCCTTCCGCTCGGTGGCGGATGACCTCGCCGTTTCCGCAGGCGAGATCCGCATTCATGCCACGCGCGAACCGGCGCGTCGGGAAACCTCCCGCCCCTCGCGCCGGTCCTACCGCGACGACGACGAAATCCACGAACTGCGTGAAACGGTTGCGGACCTCCAGGACCGTTTGGACGATCTTCTGCCGCCAAGACGCCGCTCGCGCTATTGAATTTACCTGTCATTCCCAATAGTGAAAGAGCGCCGCTCGGCGACGCGATATGACGGTTGCACCCTGCATCCGGACGCTAGGATCGCCGTGACTTAAATCGATTGGGTGAGGAGATCCACTTGGCAACCATCATCAACGGCAAGGACGTCGCTGCGTCCGTGATCGACCAGATCAAGTCCTCGACGCTAGCGCTTGAGGCATCCGATGGCATCAAGCCGGGCCTTGCCGTGGTCCTCGTCGGCGCCGATCCGGCGAGCCAGGCCTATGTCGGCTCCAAGTCGAAGATGGCCAAGGAATGCGGCTTCAAGTCCGCCCAATATTCGCTGCCGGAAAATACCACGCAGGAAGCGTTGATGACGCTCGTTGCCGGGCTCAATGCCGACCCGTCGATCCACGGCATCCTCGTCCAATTGCCGCTGCCGAAGCATCTCAATTCCGAAGCCGTCATCCAGTTGATCCTGCCGGAAAAGGATGTCGATGGCCTCCACGTCGTCAATGCCGGCAAGCTTGCCACCGGTGACAGCGAAACCGGCCTCATCTCCTGCACGCCGGCCGGTTCGCTGATCCTGGTCCGCACCATCAGGGGCGATGACCTTTCCGGCCTG
This genomic interval carries:
- a CDS encoding bifunctional methylenetetrahydrofolate dehydrogenase/methenyltetrahydrofolate cyclohydrolase, which encodes MATIINGKDVAASVIDQIKSSTLALEASDGIKPGLAVVLVGADPASQAYVGSKSKMAKECGFKSAQYSLPENTTQEALMTLVAGLNADPSIHGILVQLPLPKHLNSEAVIQLILPEKDVDGLHVVNAGKLATGDSETGLISCTPAGSLILVRTIRGDDLSGLNAVVIGRSNLFGKPMGQLLLSKNATVTMAHSRSKDLPGICSKADILVAAVGRPEMVKADWVKPGATVIDVGINRVPAPEKGEGKTKLVGDCDYAACEPVAGAITPVPGGVGPMTIAMLMANTVIAAYRKAGKKAPSF